The Arachis ipaensis cultivar K30076 chromosome B03, Araip1.1, whole genome shotgun sequence region tacgacttatgtgcagaccatacacttctagagcttctctctataagtctaacttcttatttaggtcttccctttaCTCTCCCATAAGGACCATATCATcgacaaaaagcatgcaccattgCATATGCTCTTGGATGTGTTCTGTGAGTACTtctaagactaatgtgaaaatgtATGGATTTAAAGGATGATCCTGATGTAATCTTATACCAATAGAAAAATCCTCTATCACACCactttgagtcttcacactagttgtgaccCAATCATACATGTATTTAATTgtacgaatatatgcgatccttattttcttcttttctaaaaccttctatAAGACCTCCTTTAGCATCCTATCGTATACTTTAATGTATAAAAATCTTTACACTATTAAGTATTAATTGATAAAAATTAAACACTTAAATTTTTGTAGTGTGAAAACAGATTAAGTGAAttaacaaattataatttaaatagcaTAGTCTTTTCATACTCATACTCATCTAGAAGTGATCGATTCGAGTGAATAAGTGAGGTATTTATAATAATGTAGTTAGGTAGCAAACTAGTTTGGAAATACCTTGATCAATTTTTTGTTTGTTGCGTGAATAAATTAGTTAATAACATATTTGagctttataaattaaaaaatgagctttaatttaattttcaatagTGTGAAACGAAGTGTCAATTTTGTTCTTGCTAGAAATGTGGTCCCTCGTCTCTATAATTCATTGTGATAGGTATTTTAAATGTTTGTAACGTGAGTAATACAAATATcgttttttatttattagtttatatttcTAAGTTTCAACTTTCAATATTGTGGAACGGAGTGTCGATTTTCAATTTTGTTCTTGTTAGAAATGTGGCCCCTCATCTCTATAATTCACTGCGATAGGTATTTTAGATGTTTGTAACGTGAGTaatacaaatattattttttatttattagtttatatttttaagtaATTTGTTGAGTAAATCTTTTTAACGTGTGGATAAATAAAATTGTTGAGTAAATTTTTTTCTTGTGGCATAAGAAAATCAAATAGAAggtagaatattttttttattcaattttaatttatctttaatgtAAACAAATATAGTTGagtatcttttttattatataaaaaaattaaataaaagataaaaaaatatttaattttaatttattatttttaaattttaaattctttttattcaatttcaattgTGATGTTTTTGTTTTTCGTTAGTTCTTTGTCACATTGTAAACGGGATTCATATGTATATAAATTTAATAGTTATCCTAAGTAGACGTAACATGTTAACGAACTGCAACAAGTTTTATTATATTGGTTCGTATAGAATTCTAGAAAATTGGAAATTGTGATTAAAAAAAGTTTCTTCAATTTAGTCAAAGCAAACGCTTATCTCATGTTTGAAAAATGAGGGCCtccttattattaattaattaatcctACTTTGTTAATTTTCATAACTTGTATGTAGCACTGCACCCTATAAATATGAGATAGCTACATCTTGATCATTGCCACATAACAACACATCAAAGGAGAgggaaaaaaaaattgttgttaAAATGGAAAAGTTTTCGGCGAAGGTTTTCATTTGCAGTTTATTTGCAGCACTTGTTTTGCTGTCTTCCCCAGCAAGGTCCCAAGAAGTTGGTAAGTActtaattattatattaattacCATGCATGCATatattaattgattaattgtgAGTTCaagatttatattatttttttataaaatcttaaaaaaatatataaaccaAATGTACGCTTATTTTTCATGACTTGGTAATTTTGGTGGAAATTCAGATGcaatcgacttcacgtgaagttgataattaaaagctgttagataaaaatttagttaaatcaatcaaattatctaacaactctcaactattaacttcacgtgaagtcgagtGCATCTGAGTTTTCACCATTAGAATATGATATATATTTGATGTGTTTGAATAGTGctaatttatttttatctatTTAACTAATCAATTACAGAGGATGAGAACGAGTTTAATTACGATGAAAATAGTGATAGAGGACCATCTCATTGGGGAGACATAAAACCAGAATGGAGGACGTGCAAAACTGGAAAAATGCAATCACCAATTGATTTAAATTATAGAGAAGTTCAAGTAGCTAAACTAGGACCCCTTAACTTGAACTACAATCCCTCCAATTATGATACCCTTAAGAATAAGGGTCATGAGATACAGGTAAATATCATTtctatgtatttttttaattagtaaaaaaaacTTGATCATATAGTAGTGTCACCATATAATAATAATCATTAAGCAAATAAAATTGGACTcccttattaatttttttctttttcaacttaTTTGTTTGAGTAGTTGGACATTCATGAACCAACAAGCTCTCTACAAATTAATGGAACCTCTTATACACTTGTCAATTTACATTGGCACATTCCATCTGAACACACCATTAATAGACAAAGGTacgtatatacatacatatatactagACATACATACATGCTGTTAATATTGTAAGTGTGAaaagtgttgaagttagtcctacatcaaagaaaacaaggaagagtgaggagtttataagatgtgaGACTCAGTAACTTAATATTTTAAGATTTTGAATTGGATGTAatgtatttttatcttattttacggTTGACCCAACACATGCATGCATATACCTATTTCTgactttttaaataaatatattattttacagTTGAATCTCAATTGAACCTTTTACCACCTTAATTATTTCCAATAATTACTTATgagtaaaattaaatatatattgttGCAGATTCGATCTAGAGCTACACCTGGTGCATCAAACTCCAATAACTAATCGAATAGCAGTAATTGGAATACTTTACAAGATTGGAACAGGATCAGACCCAGTATTGTTATCGGTACAATAATTTTTTCACTCAATAAAGTTATTTATCTCTCGTAATTCTAAATTATAAACTGTAAATTGTAATTGATAATTTTGTAGCTAAAGGAACCTTTGGAGGCACTGAATGGATCAAGTGCTGGAAAGAATGTATCAGTGGGTGTATTTGATCCAAGGGTGGTTGGCATTGGCAATGACACAAAATTGTATTACAGATACATGGGTTCTTTGACTACTCCTCCTTGTACAGAGGGTGTTACTTGGACCGTCCTTAAACAGGTCATTCAAATTTTTAAACTAGATGCAGATTTAGATTCAGTCAACTTTACgtaaaattgatagttaaaagtggctaaataatttgactaaatttttatataaCAATTCTTagtattaacttcacgtgaagttgattaCTGTACCTAAGTTTTCACCTTCCAACTAACTTATTATTACTATAAATTGTTTTATATAGGATATAATTTTAAGTATTGTTTTGAGAATTGgatcgaaaattaaaaaaaaaaaatgtctgATTAACCAAAAACTAATTATTGAATCAGTACTATTTATTATTAAGAtaaaatttgattataaataattgattaattggtcAAATCAATTTNNNNNNNNNNNNNNNNNNNNNNNNNNNNNNNNNNNNNNNNNNNNNNNNNNNNNNNNNNNNNNNNNNNNNNNNNNNNNNNNNNNNNNNNNNNNNNNNNNNNNNNNNNNNNNNNNNNNNNNNNNNNNNNNNNNNNNNNNNNNNNNNNNNNNNNNNNNNNNNNNNNNNNNNNNNNNNNNNNGAAGATATTTTTATATGGTTAGTTTGTATATATAATTAATAGAAATTTTACTAATGGAGGTGTAATTGTTCAGATTAGAAGCGTTAAAGAAGAACAAATTGTTTCGCTTCAGAATGCCGTTAATGATGTAAGTTTTCGACTCTTGAGTAATTTCATAATCAATATTAAAAATGTTATATAAACATCAAAATTTAACTATTAAATCAACCATCAATATATAGTTTATACGAATAATTGACGACTTTATATATAGCACACATAAATCAATATATGCTTGTAAATTGAAttagaaaattgttgaaaaaaatagaataataatggTTAAAATTTGGACATATGTTACAGGGTCCAGGTGGGAATGCGAGACCAATACAACCAACAAACGATCGCATAGTGCAGTTCAATAAATATCCGCCTTACTTTTCCTCAAATTAAACTCTGATAGAGCCGCAGCCGAGGCCTGGATCATATGGCAATCTTGTTTGTTTTTTATAGAACTGTACCGAATTCAAATTCTCTTGAAGAAATATTGAATCATTTGTGTGTATCTCTCATATAGTGTGTGTAAGTGAATTGTGTGAATGTATAATGTATGAGTGTAATGTCTAGAATTAGGGACTATCCAATCcacttgaccaaaaaaaaaattctgataGAGCCCATAGAAACATTCGCAATTCATCACATATGCATAAGATTATATGAAAGAATAttagaaaatatatattttcactAACTATATATAAAATATGTACACGTCAACTAATGCATAAAATTTAACCAGCATATATAATTGATGACTTAACATTTAATTTATGATTTTAAAACAAGTAAATAAATATTGCCTAAAAATATTCATCATGTGATtcaatcttctttttttttacagCAATTTCTTTTAACTTTGTTGAAATTTTCTTG contains the following coding sequences:
- the LOC107629240 gene encoding alpha carbonic anhydrase 7 is translated as MEKFSAKVFICSLFAALVLLSSPARSQEVEDENEFNYDENSDRGPSHWGDIKPEWRTCKTGKMQSPIDLNYREVQVAKLGPLNLNYNPSNYDTLKNKGHEIQLDIHEPTSSLQINGTSYTLVNLHWHIPSEHTINRQRFDLELHLVHQTPITNRIAVIGILYKIGTGSDPVLLSLKEPLEALNGSSAGKNVSVGVFDPRVVGIGNDTKLYYRYMGSLTTPPCTEGVTWTVLKQIRSVKEEQIVSLQNAVNDGPGGNARPIQPTNDRIVQFNKYPPYFSSN